One window of Kosakonia cowanii JCM 10956 = DSM 18146 genomic DNA carries:
- a CDS encoding S24 family peptidase — protein MGFPSPAADYMDEKISLDHELIRVPSATYFLRAGTESRREAIKKGALLILDMSATPVDGSIVMCHLDEQMRMLRLRLHPRPRLEELDRPEITYLMTSDGFEGRLVFKGVITYIINDARTGEFDDCPVM, from the coding sequence ATGGGATTCCCTTCGCCAGCAGCTGACTACATGGATGAAAAGATATCGCTCGACCACGAGCTGATCCGTGTACCTTCCGCAACGTACTTCCTGCGCGCCGGCACAGAGTCCAGGCGTGAGGCGATAAAGAAAGGTGCTTTGTTGATTCTGGATATGTCGGCCACACCGGTCGATGGATCCATTGTGATGTGTCACCTGGATGAGCAGATGCGCATGCTGCGGCTGCGGCTTCATCCTCGCCCGAGGCTGGAAGAACTGGACAGACCGGAGATCACCTACCTAATGACGAGTGATGGCTTTGAAGGCCGGCTGGTTTTCAAAGGGGTGATCACCTACATCATCAATGACGCTAGAACAGGGGAGTTTGACGACTGCCCGGTAATGTAA
- a CDS encoding GnsA/GnsB family addiction module toxin, which translates to MKPEELERKAEQEISALITKKITELRKKTGKEVAEIEFIPSETMSGLEGYKVKIKLM; encoded by the coding sequence ATGAAACCTGAAGAACTGGAGCGTAAAGCTGAGCAAGAAATTTCTGCTCTTATTACTAAAAAAATCACTGAGCTACGGAAAAAAACAGGCAAAGAAGTTGCTGAGATCGAGTTTATCCCGAGTGAGACCATGTCCGGTCTTGAGGGGTATAAAGTAAAAATAAAACTTATGTAG
- the rsmF gene encoding 16S rRNA (cytosine(1407)-C(5))-methyltransferase RsmF has product MAQNAVYLPEEFLAQMRLAMPQHLDFDEFIAACQRPLRRSIRVNTLKISVDAFLELVAPYGWQLTPVPWCAEGFWIERDEEESLPLGSTAEHLSGLFYIQEASSMLPVAALFAGETMPLRVMDVAAAPGSKTTQIAARMGNQGAILANEFSASRVKVLHANISRCGIQNVALTHFDGRVFGAALPEMFDAILLDAPCSGEGVVRKDADALKNWSHASNLEIAATQRELIDSAFHALRPGGVLVYSTCTLNRDENETVCHWLAQQYPDAVEFEPLGKLFEGAEQALTAEGFLHVFPQIFDCEGFFVARLRKTAAVERLPAPTYKVGQFPFAPLKTRESAAVTAAAAEVGLRWGDSLRLWQRDKEIWLFPAAIEDLIGKVRFSRLGMRLAETHNKGYRWQHEAVIALAGDNNPLAFELTTEEAEAWYRGRDIYPQALPAGDEAIVTFQGQALGLAKKVGSRLKNSYPRELVRDGQLFAGKA; this is encoded by the coding sequence GTGGCTCAAAACGCTGTTTACCTTCCTGAAGAATTTCTCGCCCAGATGCGCCTGGCAATGCCTCAGCATCTCGATTTTGATGAGTTTATTGCCGCCTGCCAGCGCCCGCTGCGCCGCAGTATTCGCGTCAATACGCTGAAAATTTCCGTCGATGCATTTCTCGAGCTGGTCGCGCCCTATGGCTGGCAGTTAACGCCGGTGCCGTGGTGCGCGGAGGGTTTCTGGATCGAGCGCGACGAGGAGGAGAGCCTGCCTTTAGGCAGCACGGCGGAGCATCTGAGCGGCCTGTTTTACATCCAGGAAGCAAGCTCAATGCTGCCGGTTGCCGCGCTGTTTGCCGGGGAAACGATGCCGCTGCGTGTGATGGATGTTGCTGCCGCACCAGGTTCGAAAACCACGCAGATTGCCGCCCGCATGGGGAATCAGGGCGCCATCCTTGCGAATGAGTTCTCTGCCAGCCGGGTAAAAGTGCTGCATGCCAATATCAGCCGTTGTGGCATCCAGAATGTGGCGTTAACCCATTTCGACGGCCGCGTGTTTGGCGCTGCGTTACCCGAGATGTTTGATGCCATTCTGCTGGATGCCCCCTGCTCCGGCGAAGGGGTGGTGCGTAAAGATGCCGATGCGCTGAAAAACTGGTCCCACGCCAGCAATCTGGAGATTGCCGCCACCCAGCGCGAGCTTATCGACAGCGCCTTTCATGCCCTGCGCCCTGGCGGCGTGCTGGTCTACTCCACCTGCACGCTGAACCGCGACGAAAACGAAACCGTCTGTCACTGGTTAGCGCAGCAGTACCCTGATGCCGTTGAGTTCGAACCGCTCGGTAAGCTGTTCGAGGGCGCAGAGCAGGCGCTGACAGCAGAGGGCTTTCTGCATGTCTTTCCGCAAATTTTTGACTGCGAAGGGTTCTTCGTCGCCCGCCTGCGTAAAACCGCAGCGGTAGAGCGCTTGCCGGCCCCGACCTACAAAGTTGGTCAATTTCCGTTTGCGCCGCTGAAGACGCGCGAAAGCGCTGCCGTCACCGCCGCAGCGGCTGAGGTCGGCTTACGCTGGGGTGATTCTCTGCGTCTGTGGCAGCGTGATAAAGAGATCTGGTTATTCCCTGCCGCCATTGAAGATCTGATCGGAAAAGTCCGCTTTTCCCGCCTCGGCATGCGCCTCGCGGAGACCCATAACAAGGGCTATCGCTGGCAGCATGAGGCGGTGATTGCCCTGGCAGGTGATAACAATCCGCTGGCCTTTGAGCTGACGACAGAGGAAGCGGAAGCGTGGTATCGCGGCCGCGATATTTACCCGCAGGCCTTGCCAGCCGGGGATGAAGCGATTGTGACCTTCCAGGGACAGGCGCTGGGGCTTGCGAAAAAAGTGGGTTCACGGCTGAAAAACAGCTACCCGCGCGAGCTGGTGCGAGACGGTCAGCTTTTCGCCGGCAAGGCGTGA
- the pphA gene encoding protein-serine/threonine phosphatase, protein MYQRIDGEEWRHIWLVGDLHGCYQRLMQALRERHFDPYEDLLICVGDLIDRGPQSLQCLALLNQRWFITVRGNHEQMAIDALRENNRALWQMNGGGWFAKLSEEEQQRALDALHKCAQLPYILELQTSDGLNVIAHADYPASEYSWQKEVDSESVLWRRERLNQLLCGKGERIMGADDFWFGHTPLKARFDAHNQHYIDTGAVFGGELTLVQLQ, encoded by the coding sequence ATGTATCAACGTATCGACGGCGAAGAGTGGCGACATATCTGGCTGGTGGGCGATCTACACGGCTGCTATCAACGCTTAATGCAGGCGTTGCGGGAGCGTCACTTCGATCCTTATGAGGATCTGCTGATCTGCGTCGGCGACCTGATTGATCGCGGCCCACAGAGTTTGCAGTGCCTGGCACTGCTTAATCAGCGCTGGTTTATCACCGTGCGTGGGAACCATGAACAGATGGCCATTGACGCCCTGCGGGAAAACAACCGCGCGCTGTGGCAGATGAACGGCGGCGGCTGGTTTGCAAAGCTTAGCGAAGAGGAGCAACAGCGGGCGCTTGATGCTCTGCACAAATGTGCGCAGTTGCCCTATATCCTTGAGCTTCAGACATCCGACGGGCTGAATGTTATTGCCCACGCTGATTACCCGGCGAGTGAGTATAGCTGGCAAAAAGAGGTTGATAGCGAGTCGGTGCTGTGGCGGCGGGAGCGGCTCAACCAGCTTCTGTGCGGGAAAGGGGAGCGCATTATGGGGGCGGATGACTTCTGGTTCGGGCATACGCCGCTGAAAGCGCGCTTCGATGCCCATAACCAGCACTATATCGACACCGGCGCGGTATTCGGCGGTGAGTTAACGCTGGTTCAACTGCAGTAG
- a CDS encoding arsenic transporter: protein MLLAGSIFLLTLILVIWQPRGLSIGWSASIGAVLALVTGVIHIADIPVVWNIIWNATAAFIAVIIISLLLDECGFFQWAALHVSRWGNGRGRLLFTWIVLLGAAVAALFANDGAALILTPIVIAMLLAMGFSKGTTLAFVMAAGFIADTASLPLIVSNLVNIVSADFFGLSFTQYASVMIPVDVAAIVATLVMLHLFFRRDIPATYDVSLLKKPASVIKDPATFRAGWIVLLLLLVGFFVLEPLGIPVSAIAAAGAAVLFIVAKRGHAINTGKVLRGAPWQIVIFSLGMYLVVYGLRNAGLTEYLSGVLNLLAEKGLWAATFGTGFLTAFLSSVMNNMPTVLIGALSIDGSTATGVVKEAMIYANVIGCDLGPKITPIGSLATLLWLHVLAQKNITITWGYYFRTGIIMTLPVLFITLAMLAWRLSVTL from the coding sequence ATGCTTTTGGCAGGGAGTATATTTTTACTGACGCTGATACTGGTGATCTGGCAGCCCAGAGGCCTGAGTATTGGATGGAGCGCGAGTATCGGGGCTGTGCTGGCGCTGGTAACCGGTGTCATCCATATCGCTGATATTCCCGTTGTCTGGAATATCATCTGGAACGCGACAGCGGCATTTATTGCGGTCATAATCATCAGCCTGCTGCTCGACGAGTGCGGCTTCTTCCAGTGGGCCGCACTGCACGTCTCACGCTGGGGTAACGGTCGTGGCCGCCTGTTGTTTACCTGGATAGTGTTGCTCGGTGCCGCTGTTGCTGCTTTGTTCGCCAATGACGGTGCCGCGCTGATCCTGACGCCAATTGTGATTGCGATGCTGCTTGCAATGGGATTCAGCAAGGGCACAACGCTGGCCTTTGTGATGGCCGCAGGATTTATAGCAGATACGGCCAGCCTGCCGCTCATTGTTTCTAACCTGGTGAATATCGTCTCAGCGGACTTTTTCGGTCTGAGCTTTACGCAGTATGCCTCCGTTATGATCCCCGTAGATGTGGCAGCGATTGTGGCCACGCTGGTCATGCTGCATCTCTTCTTCCGCAGAGACATTCCTGCGACGTATGACGTTTCGCTGCTGAAGAAGCCTGCCAGTGTGATAAAAGATCCGGCAACGTTCAGGGCGGGCTGGATTGTCCTGTTATTGCTGCTTGTCGGTTTCTTTGTTCTGGAGCCTCTGGGGATCCCGGTCAGTGCGATAGCGGCTGCTGGCGCAGCAGTGCTGTTTATAGTGGCGAAAAGAGGTCATGCTATCAACACGGGAAAAGTCCTGCGCGGTGCGCCATGGCAGATCGTTATTTTTTCGCTGGGCATGTACCTGGTGGTCTATGGTCTTCGCAACGCAGGGCTCACGGAGTATCTATCTGGCGTGCTGAACCTGCTGGCAGAAAAGGGGTTATGGGCAGCAACGTTCGGCACCGGCTTCCTGACCGCGTTCCTTTCATCGGTGATGAACAATATGCCGACTGTGCTGATTGGCGCGCTGTCGATTGACGGGAGTACGGCGACTGGCGTCGTTAAAGAGGCAATGATTTATGCCAATGTGATTGGCTGCGATTTAGGCCCCAAAATCACCCCGATTGGCAGTCTGGCTACCCTACTCTGGCTGCATGTGCTTGCCCAGAAAAATATAACGATTACCTGGGGATATTACTTCCGCACCGGCATTATCATGACTCTGCCCGTGCTCTTTATCACTCTGGCGATGCTGGCGTGGCGACTATCTGTCACTTTGTAG
- a CDS encoding sensor domain-containing phosphodiesterase, which produces MLINLRDNEEKRQKAMNALKTPDENRDSVLKEFVRLTSDSLGIAGSFISVVDESHQVIRAAHNFHLCQTTREDAFCSYVVDSGKVMVVHDTLQDPRFAKHPLVVAPPGIRFYAGAPLVNREGIILGTLCVTDTVPHPFSRRKITRLKMLARLVMAFLEVWHSAGFTDAATGLPNRQQLIRRLDTLRQDTHSLFRLTLVDCIDIPRAYELARALGMAPVEAMLRDTGLLIRERLSLHPADIIYTVAVGRYAILAPASDRFSAKYVASMMRDFNVHPRNGMAMNLTIHTGEVCFAPASLSPQESLRRAVSALHDAINKNVDAQEFDELSDARLNSDFILMNDLDAALRSNNGGLYLVYQPKVSLIAGQTVSLEALIRWRHPERGELSPADFLPVAHFSGLMNRLTDWVVDEAVRQLTVWSDNFSFLPVSVNVSVSDLSRIGFAATLSKKMQCAGLPAHLLGLECLENEIVTENTEALTNMAELRELGFRILLDDFGAGYSNISYLRRMPADIIKLDKSLIGGITKDSGSRTIASSIIRMLKDLDYVVVAEGVEDAATMELLIKYGCDEAQGFYFSRPLPPAALEAWLNNNSSRK; this is translated from the coding sequence ATGCTTATAAATCTCAGGGACAATGAAGAAAAACGGCAGAAAGCCATGAACGCACTCAAAACACCCGATGAAAACAGGGATTCGGTGCTCAAGGAATTTGTCCGTCTTACCAGCGATTCACTGGGCATCGCCGGTAGCTTTATTTCCGTTGTTGATGAAAGCCATCAGGTTATCCGGGCAGCTCACAACTTTCATCTTTGCCAGACCACCCGCGAAGATGCTTTCTGCAGTTATGTGGTCGACAGTGGAAAAGTGATGGTCGTGCACGATACGCTACAGGATCCCCGTTTTGCAAAACACCCTCTGGTGGTGGCACCTCCGGGGATCCGTTTTTATGCCGGTGCGCCCCTGGTTAACCGGGAGGGAATCATTCTCGGCACGTTGTGCGTGACAGACACGGTACCTCATCCATTTTCCCGCAGAAAAATCACCAGGCTGAAAATGCTTGCCCGGCTGGTGATGGCATTTCTGGAGGTCTGGCATTCGGCGGGTTTTACAGATGCCGCGACAGGCCTTCCAAACCGTCAGCAGCTGATACGCCGCCTGGATACACTCCGTCAGGATACTCATAGTCTGTTTAGACTGACTTTAGTTGACTGTATTGATATACCCCGAGCCTATGAGCTGGCGCGTGCTCTGGGCATGGCGCCGGTGGAGGCGATGCTGCGTGATACGGGCTTATTGATCCGGGAGAGACTGTCGCTGCACCCTGCTGATATAATCTATACTGTGGCCGTGGGACGCTACGCTATTCTGGCACCGGCCAGTGACCGCTTTTCTGCAAAATATGTCGCGAGCATGATGCGCGACTTCAACGTCCATCCCAGAAACGGGATGGCCATGAACCTGACCATACATACAGGTGAAGTCTGTTTTGCGCCGGCATCATTGTCACCTCAGGAGAGCCTGAGGCGTGCAGTCAGTGCACTGCATGATGCCATCAACAAGAACGTGGATGCGCAGGAGTTTGATGAACTCAGCGACGCCCGACTTAACAGTGACTTCATCCTCATGAATGATCTGGATGCCGCACTGCGCAGCAACAACGGCGGATTGTATCTGGTGTATCAGCCCAAAGTATCACTGATCGCTGGTCAGACAGTCAGTCTGGAGGCGCTGATCCGCTGGCGTCATCCTGAAAGAGGCGAACTTTCTCCGGCGGATTTCCTGCCCGTTGCACATTTCTCGGGCCTGATGAACCGTCTGACAGACTGGGTGGTGGACGAAGCCGTCCGCCAGTTGACAGTCTGGTCTGATAATTTCTCATTTCTGCCCGTATCGGTTAACGTTAGTGTAAGCGACCTTTCACGCATAGGTTTTGCCGCAACTCTGTCAAAAAAAATGCAGTGTGCGGGCCTGCCCGCACATCTGCTCGGACTGGAATGTCTGGAAAACGAAATCGTCACCGAGAATACCGAGGCTCTGACCAATATGGCCGAGTTACGTGAACTGGGATTCAGGATCCTGCTGGATGATTTTGGCGCAGGTTACAGCAATATTAGTTATCTGCGCCGTATGCCTGCCGATATAATCAAACTTGATAAATCACTGATCGGCGGTATAACTAAGGATTCAGGCAGCCGCACCATAGCCAGTAGTATTATTCGTATGCTGAAAGATCTGGATTATGTGGTGGTTGCCGAAGGTGTCGAAGATGCAGCCACAATGGAGCTGCTAATTAAATACGGATGCGACGAGGCTCAGGGATTCTATTTCTCCCGCCCACTGCCACCGGCTGCGCTGGAAGCCTGGCTTAATAACAATTCTTCCCGAAAATGA
- a CDS encoding YebV family protein produces the protein MTKTSVRIGAFEIDDAELQGESQGERKLHIPCSSDPDLCMQLDAWDAETSIPAILNGEHSVLYREHYDEQSDTWIMRLA, from the coding sequence ATGACGAAAACCAGCGTGCGCATTGGCGCATTCGAAATCGATGATGCCGAGTTGCAGGGAGAGAGTCAGGGTGAGCGCAAACTGCATATTCCATGCAGTTCAGACCCCGATTTATGTATGCAGCTTGATGCCTGGGACGCGGAAACCAGCATTCCTGCGATCCTTAACGGCGAGCATTCTGTCCTTTATCGCGAACATTATGACGAGCAGTCTGATACCTGGATCATGCGTCTTGCCTGA
- the arsC gene encoding glutaredoxin-dependent arsenate reductase, producing MSNITIYHNPACGTSRNTLEMIRNSGIEPTIVYYLDTPPARDELKKLISAMGMPVHVLLRKNVEPYEQLGLEEEKFSDEQLIDLMLQNPILINRPIVVTPLGTRLCRPSEIVLDILPEGQKGAFTKEDGEKVIDETGKRIN from the coding sequence ATGAGCAACATTACTATCTATCACAACCCGGCCTGTGGCACCTCACGCAACACACTGGAGATGATCCGTAACAGCGGCATCGAACCCACCATCGTTTATTATCTCGATACTCCACCGGCACGTGATGAGCTTAAAAAACTCATTTCAGCTATGGGTATGCCGGTACACGTATTGCTGCGTAAGAACGTAGAACCTTATGAACAATTAGGGCTTGAAGAAGAAAAATTTTCTGATGAGCAGTTAATCGATTTGATGCTTCAGAATCCGATCCTGATCAACCGGCCGATAGTAGTGACCCCGCTTGGCACTCGTCTTTGCCGCCCTTCAGAAATAGTGCTGGATATTCTACCGGAAGGTCAGAAAGGAGCGTTTACCAAAGAGGATGGCGAGAAGGTCATTGACGAAACTGGGAAGCGGATTAATTAA
- a CDS encoding transcriptional regulator: protein MLQPVQLFKILSDETRLAIVMLLRESGELCVCDICAAISESQPKISRHMAILREAGLVLDRREGKWIHYRLSPHLPAWAAETITTSWQCMREDLRKWLDKSACTSC, encoded by the coding sequence ATGCTACAGCCTGTTCAGCTTTTCAAAATCCTGTCGGATGAAACACGGCTCGCCATCGTCATGCTTCTCCGGGAGTCAGGAGAACTGTGCGTCTGCGATATCTGCGCGGCCATTTCCGAATCGCAGCCCAAAATCTCGCGACATATGGCTATTCTTCGCGAGGCCGGACTGGTACTGGACCGTCGTGAAGGCAAATGGATCCACTATCGTCTGTCACCCCACCTACCGGCATGGGCAGCTGAGACAATCACGACATCCTGGCAGTGTATGCGGGAGGATTTGCGTAAATGGCTGGATAAATCAGCCTGCACCTCCTGCTGA
- a CDS encoding YebW family protein, translating to MFALVLFVCYLDGGCDDIVVDVFNSEQQCLAAMDDQRMRHGGCFPVEDFIDGFWHPARDYSDF from the coding sequence ATGTTCGCGCTGGTCTTATTTGTTTGCTACCTGGACGGTGGATGTGACGACATCGTGGTTGATGTCTTTAATAGTGAGCAACAGTGCCTGGCTGCGATGGACGATCAGCGTATGCGTCACGGCGGTTGTTTTCCCGTAGAAGATTTTATTGATGGCTTCTGGCACCCGGCGCGCGACTATAGTGATTTTTAA